From one Pontibacillus sp. HMF3514 genomic stretch:
- a CDS encoding electron transfer flavoprotein subunit beta/FixA family protein: MNIFVLLKRTFDTEEKIMIDGGRIEDEGAEFIINPYDEYAIEEAIQLRDEHGGEVSVITIGEEEAEKQLRTALAMGADQAYLINTEDDLEEGDQFTTVKILEAFFEDKEADIILAGNVAIDEASGQVGPRLAERLDIAYVTTITSIKVDGETVNIERDVEGDVEKLETKLPLLVTCQQGLNEPRYPSLPGIMKAKKKPLEEIELDDLDLDEDDVEPKTKTIELFLPPEKEAGKVLEGEVDDQVKELVTLLRDEAKVL; this comes from the coding sequence ATGAACATTTTTGTATTGCTGAAAAGAACATTCGATACGGAAGAAAAAATTATGATTGATGGTGGCCGCATTGAAGATGAGGGCGCAGAATTTATCATTAACCCATACGATGAATATGCAATTGAAGAAGCTATCCAATTGCGTGATGAACATGGCGGAGAAGTAAGCGTTATCACAATTGGTGAGGAAGAAGCTGAAAAGCAATTACGTACTGCGTTAGCAATGGGGGCAGATCAAGCTTACCTTATCAATACTGAAGATGACTTAGAAGAAGGCGACCAGTTTACAACCGTTAAAATCCTTGAAGCTTTCTTCGAAGATAAAGAAGCGGACATTATTCTTGCAGGTAACGTAGCGATTGATGAAGCAAGTGGTCAAGTAGGTCCTCGTCTAGCTGAACGTTTAGACATTGCATATGTAACGACTATTACAAGTATTAAAGTCGATGGTGAAACCGTTAACATTGAGCGCGATGTAGAAGGAGACGTTGAGAAGTTGGAAACAAAACTACCTCTACTTGTGACGTGTCAGCAAGGTTTAAACGAACCTCGTTACCCTTCTCTTCCAGGTATTATGAAGGCGAAGAAGAAGCCTCTTGAAGAGATTGAATTAGATGATCTTGATTTAGACGAAGATGATGTTGAACCGAAGACCAAAACTATTGAACTATTCCTTCCTCCAGAAAAAGAGGCTGGAAAAGTTCTTGAAGGCGAAGTCGATGATCAAGTAAAAGAACTTGTAACCTTACTACGTGACGAAGCAAAAGTACTATAA
- a CDS encoding long-chain-fatty-acid--CoA ligase encodes MSELNVRPWVKHYPEEISPTIEYDEKPLHVFLQETAEEFPKKKALHFLGKELTYEELYEQTKAFASYLQNLGLEKGDRVAIMLPNSPQSVIGYYGVLMAGGVVVQTNPLYMERELEYQMKDSGAKMILCLDLLYPKVSNVKGNTDLQHVIVTGIKDYLPFPKNLIYPFIQKKQNGIVVHPEHSDGTHIWKRVLEEGSGDVKEVDVSPKEDLALFQYTGGTTGFPKGVMLTHYNLVANTQMSQNWLYKTEKGQEIVLGVLPFFHVYGMTAVMNLSIMMASKMVLLPKFEVEDVLKTIQKQKPTLFPGAPTIYIALLNHPTLKKYDLSSIEACISGSAPLHAEVQEQFEKVTDGKLVEGYGLTETSPVTHSNFVYANRLSGSIGVPWPDTDSKIVTPDTFEEVEVGEVGEIAVKGPQVMKGYWNRPEETDQVMKDGWFLTGDLGYMDEEGYFYVVDRKKDMIIAGGFNIYPREVEEVMYENEAVQEVVVAGIPDPYRGETVKAYVVLKEGYQLTEEELNAFCRKHLAAYKVPHIYEFRDELPKTAVGKILRRALVDEEKEKQAQANEKTI; translated from the coding sequence ATGAGTGAGTTAAATGTACGTCCATGGGTTAAGCATTATCCTGAAGAGATCTCGCCAACGATTGAGTACGACGAAAAACCGTTGCACGTTTTTCTTCAAGAAACTGCTGAAGAATTTCCGAAAAAGAAAGCACTTCATTTTCTGGGGAAAGAGCTAACATATGAAGAGCTATATGAGCAGACGAAAGCATTTGCTAGCTATTTGCAGAATTTAGGGTTAGAAAAAGGAGATCGTGTAGCCATTATGCTTCCGAATTCTCCGCAATCCGTGATTGGTTATTACGGAGTATTAATGGCCGGTGGTGTTGTGGTTCAAACGAATCCACTCTACATGGAACGTGAATTAGAGTACCAAATGAAAGACTCTGGCGCAAAGATGATCCTTTGTCTAGACTTGTTATACCCAAAAGTTTCGAATGTAAAAGGAAATACAGACCTACAACATGTTATTGTAACAGGCATCAAAGATTACCTACCTTTTCCGAAAAACCTCATCTATCCTTTCATTCAAAAGAAACAAAACGGTATAGTAGTACATCCTGAACATTCAGATGGTACACACATTTGGAAACGTGTACTCGAGGAAGGATCCGGTGATGTAAAAGAAGTGGATGTATCACCTAAAGAAGACCTAGCCTTATTTCAGTACACGGGCGGAACAACTGGTTTTCCGAAAGGTGTAATGCTTACACATTATAATCTAGTAGCAAACACTCAGATGAGTCAAAATTGGCTGTATAAAACAGAAAAAGGGCAAGAGATTGTGCTTGGAGTACTCCCTTTCTTCCATGTATATGGAATGACAGCCGTTATGAATTTATCTATTATGATGGCATCTAAGATGGTATTACTTCCGAAGTTTGAAGTAGAGGATGTTCTAAAAACCATACAGAAACAGAAACCAACCCTGTTTCCTGGAGCACCTACAATCTATATTGCATTATTAAACCATCCAACATTAAAGAAATATGACTTATCCTCCATCGAAGCTTGTATCAGTGGGTCTGCACCGTTACATGCTGAAGTTCAAGAACAGTTTGAAAAAGTTACAGATGGTAAATTAGTAGAGGGGTACGGTTTAACTGAAACATCACCTGTTACCCATTCAAATTTTGTATATGCGAATCGATTGAGTGGAAGCATTGGTGTCCCTTGGCCAGATACAGATTCTAAAATTGTGACGCCAGACACTTTTGAGGAAGTTGAAGTCGGAGAAGTTGGGGAAATTGCTGTTAAAGGCCCACAAGTTATGAAAGGCTATTGGAATCGTCCTGAAGAAACGGACCAAGTCATGAAAGATGGTTGGTTCCTTACGGGTGATTTAGGTTATATGGATGAAGAAGGTTACTTCTACGTTGTGGATCGTAAAAAAGATATGATTATCGCAGGTGGATTTAATATTTACCCTAGAGAAGTAGAGGAAGTCATGTATGAAAATGAAGCGGTTCAAGAAGTTGTGGTAGCTGGCATCCCTGATCCATACAGGGGAGAAACGGTTAAAGCATATGTTGTCCTGAAAGAAGGGTACCAATTAACTGAAGAAGAGTTGAATGCATTTTGCCGTAAGCATTTAGCAGCCTATAAAGTCCCACATATTTATGAGTTTAGAGATGAGTTACCTAAAACAGCAGTTGGTAAAATTCTTCGTAGAGCTTTAGTAGATGAAGAGAAAGAAAAACAAGCTCAAGCAAACGAAAAAACCATTTGA
- a CDS encoding TetR/AcrR family transcriptional regulator, giving the protein MMKNRPKYNQIIDAAVEVIAENGYHSSQVSKIAKKAGVADGTIYLYFKNKEDILVSLFQEKMGQFISSIEDEIQTKSNAKQKLLTLIEMHYSQLTKNHHLAIVTQLELRQSNKELRLMINDVLKPYLELIDQIVQEGMDEKLFDSSLDLRIIRQMIFGTLDETVTNWVMNDQKYDLMKKAKEIHELFINGLAQK; this is encoded by the coding sequence ATGATGAAGAATCGACCGAAGTATAATCAAATTATAGATGCAGCCGTAGAGGTTATTGCTGAAAATGGATACCATTCTTCACAGGTGTCCAAGATTGCCAAAAAAGCAGGCGTTGCTGATGGTACCATTTATTTATATTTTAAAAACAAAGAAGACATTCTCGTCTCTCTTTTCCAAGAAAAGATGGGACAGTTTATTAGTAGCATTGAAGATGAGATTCAAACAAAATCTAATGCAAAACAAAAACTACTAACGTTAATTGAAATGCATTACAGTCAATTAACAAAAAATCACCATTTAGCCATTGTGACACAGTTGGAATTACGCCAATCAAACAAAGAACTACGCCTTATGATCAATGATGTACTCAAGCCATATTTAGAACTCATTGACCAAATCGTGCAAGAAGGCATGGATGAAAAATTATTCGATTCTTCCCTTGATCTACGCATTATCCGACAGATGATTTTCGGTACTTTAGATGAAACAGTCACAAATTGGGTGATGAATGATCAAAAGTATGATTTAATGAAGAAAGCGAAGGAAATCCATGAACTCTTCATAAATGGATTAGCTCAAAAATAA
- a CDS encoding enoyl-CoA hydratase: MDYLHFEAQGNVAVLTIQSPPANALASYILKDLSTALDRIQDDPAYKAVVLKGEGKFFSAGADIKEFTSLQEENEYSKLSRQGQELFNRIENFHIPVIASIHGASLGGGLELAMSCHMRIVTEDAKLGLPELSLGIVPGFAGTQRLPRYVGQPKAYEMILTGEPISGVEAASLGLANKAIPQEQLEEETMKLAGKIAAKSGPSVQAIMRLIPYTNTSLYEKGQLEEAEEFGKVFGNEDAKEGVQAFIEKRKPNFKDQ; the protein is encoded by the coding sequence TTGGACTATTTGCACTTTGAAGCACAAGGAAATGTTGCTGTACTTACTATTCAGAGTCCACCAGCCAATGCATTAGCTTCGTATATTTTAAAGGATTTATCAACTGCGCTTGACCGCATACAAGATGATCCGGCATACAAAGCTGTGGTTTTAAAAGGAGAAGGGAAATTCTTCTCAGCAGGGGCTGACATTAAGGAATTCACTTCCTTACAGGAAGAAAATGAATATAGTAAACTATCAAGACAAGGACAAGAACTTTTCAATCGAATAGAAAACTTCCATATTCCTGTAATCGCTTCAATTCATGGAGCTTCACTAGGAGGCGGACTCGAGTTGGCTATGTCTTGTCACATGCGTATCGTAACCGAAGATGCCAAACTAGGGTTACCTGAGCTTTCCCTAGGTATTGTTCCTGGTTTTGCTGGAACACAACGACTTCCTCGCTATGTTGGTCAGCCTAAAGCCTATGAAATGATTTTAACCGGCGAGCCGATAAGTGGTGTGGAGGCAGCTTCATTAGGGTTAGCAAATAAAGCAATACCTCAAGAACAATTAGAAGAAGAAACGATGAAGCTAGCAGGAAAAATTGCCGCTAAAAGTGGTCCTTCTGTTCAAGCTATTATGCGACTGATCCCATACACGAACACATCTCTATATGAAAAGGGTCAGCTAGAAGAAGCAGAAGAGTTCGGTAAAGTATTCGGCAATGAAGATGCTAAAGAAGGCGTTCAAGCCTTTATTGAGAAACGCAAACCAAATTTTAAAGATCAATAG